In a single window of the Bradyrhizobium sp. ORS 285 genome:
- a CDS encoding transcriptional regulator GcvA, which translates to MTRLPSLNGLRAFEAAARHLSFTRAASELNVTQTAISHQIKRLEDELGLRLFVRQNRSLTLTPQARDYLPLVRAAFDDLRLATERLVRKDNAKVLTVSTIASLAAKWLLPRLTAFQEAHPTIDVRITTSTALVDFRKDDVDAAIRYGRGHWPGVRAEWLMADELFPVCSPALLQGPKPLRCPEDLAHHTLLQASGGYDDDWRLWLTAAGLPVEMSRQSRLSFDLSLMTVQAAIDGLGVAIGRTAYVQDDIAKGRLVVPFKMTLPSDAGFYLVSPEGRTDSPKLKAFRQWLKGAAQQKGVSPIPVQP; encoded by the coding sequence ATGACCCGGCTGCCGTCGCTGAATGGATTGCGGGCGTTCGAGGCCGCGGCGCGGCATCTCAGCTTCACCCGCGCGGCCTCGGAGCTGAACGTGACGCAGACCGCAATCAGCCATCAGATCAAGCGGTTGGAGGACGAGCTCGGCTTGCGGCTGTTCGTTCGGCAGAACCGCAGCCTGACGCTGACGCCGCAGGCGCGGGACTACCTGCCGTTGGTCCGCGCCGCGTTCGACGATCTCCGGCTGGCGACCGAGCGGCTGGTGCGCAAGGACAACGCCAAGGTGCTGACGGTCTCGACCATCGCCTCGCTGGCCGCCAAATGGCTGCTGCCGCGGCTGACCGCGTTCCAGGAGGCGCATCCCACCATCGACGTCCGCATCACCACCTCGACCGCGCTGGTCGACTTCCGCAAGGACGATGTCGACGCCGCGATCCGCTATGGCCGTGGCCACTGGCCGGGTGTGCGGGCGGAATGGCTGATGGCCGACGAGCTGTTTCCAGTGTGCAGCCCGGCGCTGCTGCAGGGACCCAAGCCGCTGCGTTGTCCGGAGGACCTCGCCCATCACACGCTGCTGCAGGCGAGCGGCGGCTATGACGACGACTGGCGGCTGTGGCTGACGGCAGCGGGCCTGCCGGTGGAGATGTCCAGGCAGAGCCGGCTGAGCTTCGACCTGTCGCTGATGACGGTTCAGGCCGCGATCGACGGCCTCGGCGTCGCGATCGGACGCACGGCCTATGTCCAGGACGACATCGCCAAGGGGCGGCTGGTGGTGCCGTTCAAGATGACCCTGCCGAGCGACGCCGGCTTCTACCTGGTCTCACCCGAGGGGCGGACCGATTCGCCGAAACTGAAGGCGTTCCGTCAGTGGCTCAAGGGTGCGGCGCAGCAGAAGGGCGTCTCGCCGATTCCTGTTCAGCCTTAA
- a CDS encoding DUF1127 domain-containing protein: MTLYVSSPMTKHHAPGFWSDVAELLAAWRFRYRTRHELAQWSERDLHDLGLSRSDIAAEIDKPFWRG; the protein is encoded by the coding sequence ATGACCCTTTACGTCTCCTCGCCAATGACGAAACATCATGCGCCAGGGTTCTGGTCCGATGTGGCCGAGCTGCTCGCAGCCTGGCGCTTCCGCTACCGCACCCGGCACGAACTGGCGCAATGGTCGGAGCGCGATCTGCACGACCTCGGCCTCTCCCGCAGCGACATCGCCGCCGAGATCGACAAGCCGTTCTGGCGGGGTTGA
- a CDS encoding GNAT family N-acetyltransferase, whose amino-acid sequence MPTPAVADRLAVPDVIHTRRGELVRLHFATSKDAEALQAYVRSLSQRSRHRRFLGALSELPKAVLEDFVALGRNDRYSLLATMEQDGVESIVAEARYAFDRETGRVEFGLSVHDRRHGHGIGPALIADLERRAAALGGVTLSGDALRTNDVMIALARKAGFTIQPHTDDWTLVRFEKGVQPCGPELRIVLP is encoded by the coding sequence ATGCCGACGCCTGCTGTTGCCGACCGACTTGCAGTGCCCGACGTCATCCACACGAGGCGTGGCGAGCTCGTCAGGCTCCATTTCGCGACATCGAAGGACGCCGAGGCGCTGCAGGCCTATGTTCGATCTTTGAGCCAGCGCTCGCGCCACAGGCGTTTTCTTGGCGCTCTCAGCGAACTGCCGAAGGCTGTGCTCGAGGATTTCGTCGCGCTCGGCCGCAATGACCGCTACAGCCTCCTCGCAACCATGGAGCAGGACGGTGTCGAAAGCATCGTGGCTGAGGCACGCTACGCATTTGATCGCGAGACCGGCCGCGTCGAGTTTGGTCTGTCGGTACATGACCGCCGGCACGGCCACGGCATCGGCCCGGCCTTGATTGCGGACCTGGAGCGTCGCGCAGCCGCCCTCGGCGGGGTCACGCTGTCAGGCGACGCGCTGCGCACTAACGACGTGATGATCGCGCTCGCCAGAAAGGCCGGCTTCACGATCCAGCCGCATACGGATGATTGGACGCTCGTGCGGTTCGAGAAGGGGGTGCAGCCATGTGGTCCAGAACTGCGTATTGTTTTGCCCTGA
- a CDS encoding SDR family NAD(P)-dependent oxidoreductase, protein MDIPAYKIALIVGAGEGLSASLARLFAREKIRVALAARKTEKLGALCNETGARAYPCDATNPEEVERLFGLVTREIGEPDLVVYNASARARGPLTDLVPADVQNSIAVSAFGGFLVAQQATQRMLPNKHGAILFTGASASVKGYAQSSAFAMGKFALRGLAQSMARELSPQGIHVAHFVIDGGIKSAERQEPAERPDSMLDPDAIAASYWSVLQQPRSAWSWEMELRPWVETF, encoded by the coding sequence ATGGACATCCCAGCCTACAAGATCGCCCTGATCGTCGGCGCCGGCGAAGGGCTCTCCGCCTCGCTGGCGCGGCTGTTCGCGCGCGAGAAGATCCGCGTGGCGCTCGCCGCGCGCAAGACCGAGAAGCTCGGCGCGCTCTGCAACGAGACCGGCGCCCGCGCCTATCCTTGCGACGCCACCAATCCGGAGGAGGTCGAGCGATTGTTCGGCCTCGTGACGCGTGAGATCGGCGAGCCCGATCTCGTGGTCTACAATGCCAGCGCCCGGGCGCGCGGACCGCTCACCGATCTCGTGCCGGCCGATGTGCAGAATTCGATCGCCGTCAGCGCGTTCGGCGGCTTCCTGGTGGCGCAGCAGGCGACGCAGCGCATGCTGCCGAACAAGCACGGCGCGATCCTGTTCACCGGCGCCTCGGCCAGTGTGAAGGGCTACGCGCAATCGTCAGCGTTCGCGATGGGCAAGTTCGCGCTGCGCGGCCTCGCCCAGAGCATGGCGCGCGAGCTGTCGCCGCAGGGCATCCATGTCGCGCATTTCGTCATCGACGGCGGCATCAAGAGCGCGGAGCGGCAGGAGCCTGCCGAGCGGCCGGATTCGATGCTCGATCCCGATGCCATCGCAGCAAGCTATTGGAGCGTGCTGCAGCAGCCGCGCAGCGCCTGGAGCTGGGAGATGGAGCTGCGGCCGTGGGTGGAGACGTTTTGA
- a CDS encoding glutathione S-transferase family protein yields MTNQPTEVYRIFGAEMSPYSVKVRSYLRYKGIPHQWILRSAETEGEFTRHAKLPIIPLVVAPDEVPMQDSTPIIDALELDFPEPSVHPGDVLTSFISALIEEFGDEWGNKWMFHYRWAGELDQRASAGRIARMVAPKAADADVARLSEKIRTRMVDRLAYVGSNEANAPQIEQGFAEMLDLLERHLALRPYLFGGRPAYGDFGLWGQFYELWTDPTAGALIEGRAPHVLAWIHRMLWPRAEGEFELWPELSLTLMPILTRQVGGLFMPWSLANEQAIKDNRDTFSVRLGDIVWTQKPQKYHARSLAMLRSKYAFLHDRSRLDVVLEEIGCLVGLQPRPA; encoded by the coding sequence ATGACCAATCAGCCGACGGAGGTTTATCGCATCTTCGGGGCGGAGATGTCGCCCTATTCGGTCAAGGTGCGATCGTATCTGCGTTACAAGGGCATTCCGCATCAGTGGATATTGCGCAGCGCGGAAACCGAGGGCGAGTTCACCCGGCACGCCAAGCTGCCGATCATTCCGCTGGTGGTCGCGCCCGACGAGGTGCCGATGCAGGATTCGACGCCGATCATCGATGCGCTCGAGCTCGATTTCCCCGAGCCGTCGGTCCATCCCGGCGACGTGCTGACGAGCTTCATCTCCGCCCTGATCGAGGAGTTCGGCGACGAGTGGGGCAACAAATGGATGTTCCATTATCGCTGGGCCGGCGAGCTCGATCAGCGCGCCTCGGCCGGGCGCATCGCCCGCATGGTCGCGCCGAAGGCCGCCGACGCCGATGTCGCCAGGCTGTCGGAGAAGATCCGCACGCGGATGGTCGACCGCCTCGCTTATGTCGGCTCCAACGAGGCCAACGCGCCGCAGATCGAGCAGGGATTCGCCGAGATGCTCGATCTCCTGGAGCGGCATCTCGCGCTCAGGCCCTATCTGTTCGGCGGCCGTCCCGCCTATGGCGATTTCGGCCTGTGGGGCCAGTTCTACGAGCTGTGGACCGATCCAACAGCCGGCGCGCTGATCGAGGGCCGCGCACCGCATGTGCTGGCCTGGATCCACCGCATGCTATGGCCGCGCGCCGAAGGCGAGTTCGAGCTATGGCCGGAATTGTCGCTGACCTTGATGCCGATCCTGACGCGTCAGGTCGGCGGGCTGTTCATGCCCTGGTCCCTTGCTAACGAGCAGGCGATCAAGGACAACCGCGACACCTTCAGTGTCCGGCTCGGCGACATCGTGTGGACGCAGAAGCCGCAGAAATATCATGCGCGCTCGCTGGCGATGCTGCGCTCGAAATACGCATTCCTGCACGATCGCAGCCGGCTCGATGTGGTGCTGGAGGAGATCGGCTGCCTCGTCGGCCTGCAGCCGCGTCCGGCCTGA
- a CDS encoding acyl-CoA dehydrogenase family protein, translating to MHQFLKRDDVMTGGRRPGVLAPDTTGLNFYRADPALADLLRIHLPDALFRHLVPHLDRLGELAGGYLDECARLADRHGPVLHQRDRFGRDVQWIEYHPAYRELERAAFGEFGIHAMSIRKGILGWPSKYPVTAKHAFTFLFNQAEFGLGCPINVTDGCAKLLSSFGSDALKARYLDGLTQTDMRKLTQGGQFMTEKEGGSDVGTLTTMAVPEGDHWRLHGEKWFCSNADAKVVMLLARPEGAEPGTRGVGLFLMPRFLDDGTQNHYRIVRLKDKLGTRSMASGEIKLEGAIAYAVGRLDRGFVQMAEMVNSSRLSNGVKSTALMRRAWHDAITVARNRVVFGKPIVDLPLGRRQLLKILLPTEQALSMSFLTADALDRAEGGSQDAAALLRILTPTLKFRATRDARKVCGDALEMRGGIGYVEEFATSRLLRDAHLGSIWEGTGNIVALDALKRAVGRHGAESALAADLHARLDDSAAVPQIWRDQLHRLIDRAIGFAREVASRADNEAESRRATSLLYHTASAVSLTWESARIHAMRGDARRLLLAKLVVDHRLTSSDPFRLAESEADDAVAALLLGERSATMDEVGELISAA from the coding sequence ATGCACCAGTTCCTGAAGCGCGACGACGTCATGACGGGCGGGAGGCGGCCGGGTGTGCTGGCGCCCGATACCACCGGGCTCAACTTCTATCGCGCGGATCCTGCGCTCGCGGACCTCCTTCGCATCCATCTGCCCGACGCGCTGTTTCGCCACCTGGTGCCGCATCTCGACCGGCTCGGCGAGCTTGCCGGCGGCTATCTCGATGAGTGCGCCCGGCTTGCCGACCGCCATGGCCCGGTGCTGCATCAGCGCGACCGCTTCGGCCGCGACGTGCAGTGGATCGAATATCACCCTGCCTATCGCGAGCTGGAGCGCGCGGCCTTCGGCGAGTTCGGCATTCACGCGATGTCGATCCGCAAGGGCATTCTTGGCTGGCCGAGCAAATATCCCGTCACGGCCAAGCACGCCTTCACCTTCCTGTTCAATCAGGCGGAGTTCGGGCTGGGCTGCCCGATCAACGTCACCGACGGCTGCGCAAAATTGCTTTCGAGCTTCGGCAGCGACGCGCTGAAAGCCAGATATCTCGACGGCCTGACGCAGACCGACATGCGCAAGCTGACCCAGGGCGGCCAGTTCATGACCGAGAAGGAGGGCGGCTCCGACGTCGGCACGTTGACGACAATGGCCGTCCCCGAGGGCGACCACTGGCGCCTGCACGGCGAGAAATGGTTCTGCTCCAACGCCGATGCGAAGGTGGTGATGCTGCTGGCGCGGCCCGAAGGCGCCGAGCCCGGCACGCGCGGCGTCGGCCTGTTCCTGATGCCGCGCTTCCTCGATGACGGCACGCAGAACCACTATCGGATCGTCCGCTTGAAGGACAAGCTCGGCACCCGCTCGATGGCCTCGGGCGAGATCAAGCTGGAGGGCGCGATCGCATACGCGGTCGGCCGGCTCGATCGCGGCTTCGTGCAGATGGCCGAGATGGTGAACTCCTCGCGGCTCTCCAACGGCGTCAAGTCGACCGCGCTGATGCGGCGCGCCTGGCACGACGCCATCACCGTCGCGCGCAATCGCGTCGTGTTCGGCAAGCCGATCGTCGACCTGCCATTGGGCCGCCGGCAGTTGCTGAAGATTCTGCTGCCGACCGAGCAGGCGCTGTCGATGAGTTTCCTGACCGCTGATGCGCTGGACCGCGCCGAAGGGGGCAGCCAGGACGCCGCCGCGCTGTTGCGCATCTTGACGCCCACCTTGAAATTCCGCGCCACCCGCGATGCCCGCAAGGTCTGCGGCGATGCGTTGGAGATGCGCGGCGGCATCGGCTATGTCGAGGAGTTCGCCACCTCCAGGCTGCTGCGCGACGCGCATCTCGGCTCGATCTGGGAGGGCACCGGCAACATCGTCGCGCTCGATGCGTTGAAGCGTGCAGTCGGCCGCCACGGCGCCGAGTCGGCGCTCGCAGCCGACCTGCATGCACGGCTCGACGACAGTGCCGCCGTGCCGCAGATCTGGCGCGACCAGCTGCATCGCTTGATCGATCGCGCGATTGGGTTTGCGCGCGAGGTCGCATCGCGCGCCGACAACGAAGCCGAGTCTCGCCGCGCGACCAGTTTGCTGTATCACACGGCCAGCGCCGTCTCCCTCACTTGGGAGAGCGCGCGGATCCACGCCATGCGTGGCGATGCACGCCGGCTGTTGCTAGCCAAGCTCGTCGTCGATCATCGGCTGACGTCGTCCGATCCGTTCCGGCTCGCGGAAAGCGAGGCGGATGATGCGGTGGCGGCGCTGCTGCTCGGCGAGCGCAGCGCGACAATGGATGAGGTTGGCGAACTGATTTCGGCGGCGTAG
- a CDS encoding Zn-dependent alcohol dehydrogenase, which produces MKAAVLMEVNKPLVIEDISVPKPGPREVLIRTSVAGLCHSDLHFIEGLYPHPLPAVLGHESAGIVEQVGSDVTYVKPGDHVVTCLSVFCGTCDNCTTGRPVLCTDTTVKMPPGASNRLSWGRSEKLHQFLNLSSFAEQMLVHENAIVKIRQDMPLELAALIGCGVITGYGAVVNTARVTAGETVAVIGCGGVGMAAINGAEIAGAGRIIAIDTNPAKLQLATKLGATDIVNPADGDVVAQVRELTKGGVHHAFEVLGRKETAEQAFAMLAPGGTATIVGMIPFGQKIELHGFDFLRERRIQGSSMGSNHFRVDMPRLVEFYLRGKLHLEDWISAKLKLSEINEGFANMKAGKTLRSVIMFDA; this is translated from the coding sequence ATGAAAGCCGCCGTGCTGATGGAGGTCAACAAGCCGCTCGTTATCGAGGACATCAGCGTACCCAAGCCGGGGCCGCGCGAGGTGCTGATCCGCACGAGCGTAGCTGGCTTGTGTCATTCCGACCTGCACTTCATCGAAGGTCTGTATCCGCATCCACTGCCCGCGGTGCTCGGGCATGAGTCCGCCGGCATCGTCGAGCAGGTCGGCTCCGACGTCACCTATGTGAAGCCGGGCGATCACGTCGTCACCTGTCTCTCGGTATTCTGCGGCACCTGCGACAATTGCACCACAGGTCGGCCGGTGCTGTGCACCGACACGACGGTGAAGATGCCGCCCGGCGCCTCCAACCGGCTGTCATGGGGACGGAGCGAGAAGTTGCACCAGTTCCTCAATTTGTCGTCCTTCGCCGAGCAGATGCTGGTGCACGAGAACGCGATCGTGAAGATCCGCCAGGACATGCCGCTCGAGCTCGCCGCCTTGATCGGCTGCGGCGTCATCACCGGCTACGGCGCGGTAGTCAATACGGCGCGCGTGACGGCGGGCGAGACCGTGGCGGTGATCGGTTGCGGCGGCGTCGGCATGGCCGCCATCAACGGCGCGGAGATCGCCGGCGCCGGGCGCATCATCGCCATCGACACCAACCCGGCCAAGCTGCAGCTCGCGACCAAGCTCGGCGCCACCGACATCGTCAATCCCGCCGATGGCGACGTCGTGGCGCAGGTGCGCGAGCTCACCAAGGGCGGCGTGCATCACGCCTTCGAGGTGCTGGGCCGCAAGGAGACCGCCGAGCAGGCCTTCGCGATGCTGGCGCCGGGCGGCACCGCGACCATCGTCGGCATGATCCCGTTCGGCCAGAAGATCGAGCTGCACGGCTTCGACTTCCTGCGCGAGCGCCGCATCCAAGGATCGTCGATGGGCTCCAACCATTTCCGCGTCGACATGCCCCGCCTCGTCGAATTCTATTTGCGCGGCAAGCTGCACCTGGAGGACTGGATCTCGGCCAAGCTGAAACTGTCCGAGATCAACGAGGGCTTTGCCAACATGAAGGCCGGCAAGACGCTGCGCAGCGTGATCATGTTCGATGCGTGA
- a CDS encoding amidase, translating to MAASQWTFATAVETVKALAHREVSSVELTQLAIDRITGHDDKINAVCVRDFDRALQAARAADERLARGERGSLLGLPLTVKESFNVAGLPTTWGFPQQKDFIAAEDALTVTRVKEAGGIVLGKTNVPLGLGDWQSYNDIYGTTNNPYHLGRTPGGSSGGSAAALAAGYGSLSLGSDIGGSLRVPAFHCGVTAHKPTYGLVPTRGHTPPPFPPLPNEADLAVVGPMARSAADLSLLLDVMAGPDPIEAGKAYRLELPPARHTRLQDFRVLVVASDPLLPTDSAVRGAIERLASDLAKAGVHVVSESPLLPDFATTTRLYMRLLLGFLGATMPPQVHAEASQAAAHLPKEATTLAAERLRGMALSHRDWVQANNARFGLRAQWRALFESFDAVICPIMPTPAFPHDHSPDQRARRISIDGVEHDYNDQLAWPGIATLPGLPATQIPLGLADGLPVGAQIVGPFLEDRTPLKLAELIEREFGGFTPPPMFTD from the coding sequence TTGGCCGCATCGCAATGGACGTTTGCAACCGCCGTCGAGACGGTGAAAGCCCTGGCGCATCGCGAGGTTTCATCGGTCGAGCTGACGCAGCTCGCCATCGACCGCATCACGGGACATGACGACAAGATCAACGCCGTCTGCGTGCGCGATTTCGACCGCGCGCTGCAGGCCGCGCGCGCTGCCGACGAGCGGCTCGCGCGCGGCGAGCGCGGGTCGCTGCTCGGCCTGCCGCTGACGGTGAAGGAGTCCTTCAACGTCGCCGGCCTGCCGACGACCTGGGGCTTTCCGCAGCAGAAGGACTTCATCGCAGCTGAGGATGCGCTGACGGTGACGCGCGTGAAGGAGGCCGGCGGTATCGTGCTCGGCAAGACCAACGTGCCGCTCGGGCTCGGCGACTGGCAGAGCTACAACGACATCTACGGCACCACGAACAATCCGTATCATCTCGGCCGCACGCCGGGCGGCTCCTCCGGCGGCTCGGCGGCGGCGCTCGCGGCGGGCTACGGTTCGCTGTCACTCGGCTCCGACATCGGCGGCTCGCTGCGCGTGCCGGCGTTTCATTGCGGCGTCACCGCGCACAAGCCGACCTATGGCCTCGTGCCGACGCGCGGCCACACGCCGCCGCCGTTCCCGCCGCTGCCGAACGAGGCCGACCTCGCCGTGGTCGGCCCGATGGCGCGTTCGGCTGCCGACCTCTCGCTGCTGCTCGACGTGATGGCAGGACCCGACCCGATCGAGGCCGGCAAGGCGTATCGGCTGGAGCTGCCGCCGGCGCGGCACACGCGCCTGCAGGATTTCCGCGTGCTGGTGGTGGCGAGCGATCCGCTGCTGCCGACCGACAGTGCCGTGCGCGGCGCGATCGAGCGGCTCGCTTCCGATCTGGCGAAGGCTGGCGTCCATGTCGTCAGCGAAAGCCCGCTGCTGCCGGATTTCGCCACGACCACCCGGCTCTACATGCGCCTGCTGCTCGGCTTCCTCGGCGCGACCATGCCGCCGCAGGTCCATGCCGAGGCGAGCCAGGCCGCCGCGCACCTGCCGAAGGAGGCCACGACGCTCGCCGCCGAACGCCTGCGCGGCATGGCGCTGAGCCATCGCGACTGGGTGCAGGCCAACAACGCCCGCTTCGGTCTGCGCGCGCAATGGCGGGCATTGTTCGAGAGCTTCGATGCGGTGATCTGCCCGATCATGCCGACGCCGGCGTTTCCGCACGACCACTCGCCGGATCAGCGGGCGCGCCGCATCAGCATCGATGGCGTGGAGCACGACTACAATGATCAGTTGGCCTGGCCGGGCATCGCCACGCTGCCCGGCCTGCCGGCGACGCAGATCCCGCTCGGGCTCGCTGATGGCCTGCCGGTCGGCGCTCAGATCGTCGGCCCCTTTCTCGAAGACCGTACGCCGCTCAAGCTCGCCGAACTGATCGAGCGCGAGTTCGGCGGCTTCACGCCGCCCCCGATGTTCACGGATTAG
- a CDS encoding cytochrome b: MTPRLHYGTPAKLLHWLVVALLAIQYPIGWLMPDLHANTPPGTPMILHISFGLTILALIVVRFIWRLTHPVAPESSLPPWQRLSSEAVHWALYVMVLATTITGWLFASFRGWTVSYFYLFQLPMLAARNPAGNRAIDGLHQTSEWLLLILIVVHVGAALAHIFVYRDRVMQRMLPG, encoded by the coding sequence ATGACACCACGCCTGCACTACGGCACGCCCGCAAAACTTCTGCATTGGCTGGTGGTGGCGCTGCTCGCCATCCAATATCCGATCGGCTGGCTGATGCCCGACCTGCATGCCAACACGCCGCCGGGCACGCCGATGATCCTGCACATCTCGTTCGGCCTCACCATCCTGGCCCTGATCGTGGTGCGCTTCATCTGGCGTCTCACCCATCCCGTCGCGCCGGAGAGCTCGCTGCCGCCGTGGCAGCGGCTGAGCTCGGAGGCCGTGCACTGGGCGCTCTATGTGATGGTGCTGGCGACCACCATCACCGGCTGGCTGTTCGCGTCGTTCCGCGGCTGGACCGTGTCGTACTTCTATCTGTTTCAGCTGCCGATGCTCGCCGCGCGCAACCCGGCCGGCAACCGCGCCATTGATGGACTGCATCAAACATCTGAGTGGCTGCTGCTGATCCTGATCGTCGTCCATGTCGGCGCGGCGCTGGCGCACATCTTCGTCTACCGCGACCGCGTCATGCAGCGCATGCTGCCCGGCTGA
- the mbfA gene encoding iron exporter MbfA, giving the protein MKNFADLTEREILAIAISAEEEDGRIYMSFAEDLAERYPDSAKLFEQMAEEEKGHRHMLLELYEERFGKNLPPIRRENVKGFMQRRPIWLTKNLSLDAIRKEVGTMEFEAERFYAKAAEQAKDVGVRRLLGDLALAEKGHEQVAAKLTDEILSPDVRHKEDETRRRVFVLQYVQPGLAGLMDGSVSTLAPLFAAAFATHQNFQTFLVGLAASIGAGISMGFAEALSDDGSLTGRGSPWLRGAVCGAMTTLGGLGHTMPYLVPDSWTNAFWIATAIAGLVVFFELWAIAYIRARYMDTPFMQAVFQIVLGGIIVLGVGILIGAA; this is encoded by the coding sequence ATGAAGAATTTCGCCGACCTCACCGAGCGCGAGATCCTGGCGATCGCGATCTCTGCCGAAGAGGAAGACGGCCGCATCTACATGAGCTTCGCGGAGGACCTCGCGGAGCGGTATCCGGATTCGGCGAAACTGTTCGAGCAGATGGCCGAGGAGGAAAAGGGTCACCGCCACATGCTGCTCGAGCTCTATGAGGAGCGCTTCGGCAAGAACCTGCCGCCGATCCGGCGCGAGAACGTCAAGGGCTTCATGCAACGCCGGCCGATCTGGCTGACCAAGAACCTGTCGCTCGACGCCATCCGCAAGGAGGTCGGCACGATGGAGTTCGAGGCCGAGCGCTTCTACGCCAAGGCCGCCGAGCAGGCCAAGGACGTCGGCGTCCGCCGACTGCTCGGCGATCTCGCGCTGGCCGAGAAGGGCCACGAGCAGGTCGCGGCCAAGCTGACCGACGAGATCCTCAGCCCCGACGTGCGCCACAAGGAAGACGAGACGCGGCGGCGCGTGTTCGTGCTGCAATATGTGCAGCCCGGCCTCGCCGGCTTGATGGACGGCTCGGTGTCGACGCTCGCGCCGTTGTTCGCGGCCGCCTTCGCCACGCATCAGAACTTCCAGACCTTCCTGGTCGGCCTCGCAGCATCGATCGGCGCCGGCATCAGCATGGGCTTTGCCGAGGCGCTGTCGGACGACGGCTCGCTGACCGGCCGCGGCTCGCCCTGGCTACGCGGTGCGGTCTGCGGCGCGATGACGACGCTCGGCGGGCTTGGTCATACCATGCCCTATCTCGTGCCGGACTCCTGGACCAACGCGTTCTGGATTGCGACGGCGATCGCCGGCCTGGTCGTGTTCTTCGAGCTGTGGGCGATCGCCTATATCCGCGCGCGCTACATGGACACGCCGTTCATGCAGGCGGTGTTCCAGATCGTGCTCGGCGGCATCATCGTGCTGGGCGTGGGGATATTGATAGGCGCGGCGTAG
- a CDS encoding alpha/beta fold hydrolase: MHVLEAGFETPDRPCVLLLHGFPELAYSWRKVMPALAAAGYHVLAPDQRGYGRTTGWSADYDGDLAPFRFTNLVRDALGVVYAFGHRHVAAVIGHDFGSPVAAWCAIIRPDVFRSVVMMSAPFPGPPAAPFDIANHSLAPPDDPVHRDLAALPRPRKHYQWYYSTQEANADMHRAPQGLHHFLRAYYHHKSADWPGNKPTPLQAWTASELAKLPTYYVMDLDKTMAETVAEVMPDAATITANRWLPDSELAVYAAEYERSGFQGGLQWYRCGTSGLFDAELQTWSDRTIDVPSAFISGLQDWGIYQRPGVIEAMQSRVCTNMILCELIDRAGHWVQQEQHERVNELLFTFLNKSTA; the protein is encoded by the coding sequence ATGCACGTGCTCGAAGCCGGGTTCGAAACGCCCGACCGGCCCTGCGTGCTGCTGCTGCACGGCTTCCCGGAGCTCGCCTATAGCTGGCGCAAGGTGATGCCGGCTCTTGCGGCGGCGGGCTATCACGTGCTGGCGCCGGACCAGCGCGGCTATGGCCGCACCACCGGATGGAGCGCGGACTATGACGGCGACCTCGCGCCGTTCCGCTTCACCAATCTCGTGCGCGATGCGCTCGGCGTTGTCTATGCGTTCGGCCACCGCCATGTCGCGGCCGTCATCGGCCACGATTTCGGCAGCCCGGTCGCGGCGTGGTGCGCCATCATCCGCCCCGACGTGTTTCGATCGGTCGTGATGATGAGCGCGCCGTTCCCGGGGCCACCGGCGGCACCGTTCGACATCGCCAACCATTCTCTCGCGCCACCCGATGATCCCGTGCATCGCGATCTCGCCGCGCTGCCGCGGCCACGCAAGCACTATCAGTGGTACTACTCGACGCAAGAGGCCAACGCGGACATGCATCGCGCGCCACAAGGCCTGCATCACTTCCTGCGCGCCTACTATCACCACAAGAGCGCCGACTGGCCCGGCAACAAGCCAACGCCACTGCAGGCGTGGACCGCAAGCGAGCTCGCCAAGCTGCCAACCTACTACGTGATGGACCTCGACAAGACGATGGCCGAGACCGTCGCCGAGGTGATGCCCGACGCGGCTACGATCACCGCCAATCGCTGGCTGCCGGACAGCGAGCTCGCGGTCTACGCCGCCGAATATGAACGAAGCGGCTTCCAGGGCGGCCTGCAATGGTATCGCTGCGGCACATCAGGCCTGTTCGACGCGGAATTGCAGACATGGTCGGACCGCACCATCGACGTTCCGTCTGCATTCATCTCGGGCCTGCAAGACTGGGGCATCTACCAACGGCCCGGCGTGATCGAAGCAATGCAATCCCGAGTGTGCACCAACATGATCCTGTGCGAGCTGATCGATCGCGCCGGTCATTGGGTGCAGCAGGAGCAACATGAACGAGTGAACGAGCTCCTGTTCACGTTCCTGAACAAATCGACAGCCTGA